One Cohnella candidum genomic region harbors:
- a CDS encoding transporter substrate-binding domain-containing protein — protein sequence MKKWGLFALAALLVVALAACGKKDSGSGAKVYKFATDAAYSPMELMDKDKVVGFDADFLDAVMKEAGLDYQLVNTGWDPMLQSVKDGKEYAGGISSVSITDERKQTYDYSAPYFESTNMILSKAGSGLKTGQDLKDKKVAVQISTTADTIMSDIMGKDNTNLKRFDSNALAFTEMESGGVDAVVADVAIVGEYLKQHPDKNLEGNLDPSFPSEFYGILLPKGSDLKAKIDPAIKKVLESGKYAEIYKKWIGKEPNVQNVLNAK from the coding sequence ATGAAAAAATGGGGTCTTTTCGCCCTGGCCGCGCTGCTGGTCGTAGCGCTTGCGGCGTGCGGCAAGAAAGACAGCGGGTCCGGCGCTAAAGTATATAAGTTCGCCACGGACGCGGCATACTCGCCGATGGAACTGATGGATAAAGACAAGGTCGTCGGCTTCGACGCCGATTTCCTCGACGCCGTCATGAAGGAAGCCGGTCTGGACTACCAACTGGTCAACACCGGCTGGGATCCGATGCTTCAAAGCGTGAAGGACGGCAAAGAATACGCCGGCGGCATTTCCTCCGTATCCATTACGGATGAGCGCAAGCAGACTTACGATTACTCGGCTCCTTATTTCGAGTCGACGAACATGATCCTGTCCAAAGCGGGCAGCGGGCTGAAAACCGGGCAAGACCTGAAGGACAAGAAAGTGGCCGTACAGATTTCCACCACGGCCGACACGATCATGAGCGACATTATGGGTAAAGACAACACGAACCTGAAACGGTTCGACAGCAATGCTTTGGCGTTCACCGAAATGGAAAGCGGCGGCGTGGACGCGGTCGTAGCGGACGTGGCGATCGTCGGCGAATACCTGAAACAGCATCCGGACAAGAACCTGGAAGGCAATCTCGATCCGAGCTTCCCGTCCGAATTTTACGGCATCCTGCTTCCGAAAGGCAGCGACCTGAAAGCGAAAATCGATCCGGCGATCAAGAAAGTGCTGGAGAGCGGCAAGTACGCCGAGATTTACAAGAAGTGGATCGGCAAGGAACCGAATGTTCAAAACGTATTGAATGCAAAATAA
- a CDS encoding amino acid ABC transporter ATP-binding protein — MIRVKGLSKSYGSNTVLQDINVEIAPKEVVVVIGPSGSGKSTFLRCLNLLEKPEKGEIWVENDQLLAKGTDIPKIRSEMGMVFQQFNLFPHMKVIDNIMLAPIRVLRRSPEQARAIGMELLRKVGLEAKADVYPASLSGGQAQRVAIARALAMEPKIMLFDEPTSALDPEMVGEVLGVMKTLAKEGMTMVVVTHEMGFAREVGDRILFMDGGYVVEEGKPEELFGAPKHERTQSFLSKVL; from the coding sequence ATGATCCGGGTCAAAGGGTTGTCCAAGTCGTATGGTTCGAACACCGTCCTCCAAGACATCAACGTGGAAATCGCGCCGAAGGAAGTCGTCGTCGTCATCGGGCCGTCCGGCTCCGGCAAGTCGACGTTCCTCCGCTGCTTGAACCTGCTTGAAAAGCCGGAGAAGGGCGAGATCTGGGTCGAGAACGACCAGCTGCTCGCCAAAGGCACCGACATTCCGAAAATCCGCTCGGAAATGGGCATGGTGTTCCAACAGTTCAACCTGTTTCCGCACATGAAAGTCATCGACAACATCATGCTGGCGCCGATCCGCGTTCTCAGACGCTCGCCGGAGCAAGCGCGGGCTATAGGGATGGAGCTGCTTCGCAAGGTTGGCCTGGAGGCCAAAGCCGACGTTTACCCGGCGTCCCTGTCCGGTGGACAGGCACAGCGGGTGGCGATCGCACGGGCGCTCGCCATGGAGCCGAAAATCATGCTGTTCGACGAACCGACCTCCGCGCTCGATCCGGAAATGGTCGGCGAAGTGCTCGGCGTCATGAAGACGCTCGCCAAGGAAGGCATGACGATGGTCGTCGTCACGCACGAGATGGGATTCGCCCGCGAAGTCGGCGACCGCATTCTGTTCATGGACGGAGGCTACGTCGTGGAAGAAGGCAAACCCGAAGAATTGTTCGGGGCGCCGAAGCACGAACGCACCCAAAGCTTCCTGTCGAAGGTCCTGTAA
- a CDS encoding amino acid ABC transporter permease, which translates to MDFRFDIIYDYAPLFLRGTLLTIGISLLGILFGSILGLVIGIGKMSPKRYLNLPTSAYINFFRGTPLLVQVYIVHFGIIPPIYGSTNVIVAAIVALSLNSAAYTAEIYRAGIQSIDKGQREAAYSLGMTHRQAMRHIIIPQAIKRMIPAFGNEFIVLIKDSSIVSVIAAPELMYWGKVMQTQYYRIWEPYLTAAAIYFVLTYSLSKLLAYLERKV; encoded by the coding sequence GTGGATTTCAGGTTCGATATTATCTATGACTACGCGCCCCTGTTCCTGAGAGGGACGCTGCTGACGATCGGCATTTCGCTGCTCGGCATTTTGTTCGGGTCCATTCTCGGCCTCGTGATCGGCATCGGCAAAATGTCGCCGAAACGGTACTTGAATTTGCCGACGAGCGCCTACATTAACTTTTTCCGGGGCACACCGCTCCTCGTGCAGGTTTACATCGTTCATTTCGGCATCATTCCCCCGATTTACGGCAGTACGAATGTCATTGTCGCCGCCATCGTCGCGCTGAGTTTGAACTCTGCCGCATACACGGCGGAGATTTACCGCGCCGGCATCCAGTCGATCGACAAAGGCCAGCGCGAAGCCGCCTATTCGCTGGGCATGACGCATCGCCAAGCGATGCGCCACATCATCATTCCGCAGGCCATCAAACGGATGATCCCGGCTTTCGGCAACGAATTCATCGTGCTGATCAAGGACTCTTCGATCGTTTCGGTTATCGCGGCACCTGAACTGATGTACTGGGGCAAAGTCATGCAAACGCAATACTATCGCATATGGGAACCGTATTTAACCGCTGCGGCGATTTATTTCGTACTGACGTACAGCTTGAGCAAACTGCTCGCGTATTTGGAAAGGAAGGTGTGA
- a CDS encoding LacI family DNA-binding transcriptional regulator — MAANIRDVAKAAGVSVATVSKVLNGYTTVSQKTKEKVLGIVRDLDFQPNAAARSLVGQRSMTLGVYLTTGLTHPFFSNILAGMEQGLKARGYDLIYLAQLSYGSKEYNLVRHCRTRNVEGIVVFGFSHEEMNIEELIESRIPSVFIDLDVKGPRAGYVSSDNVGGIEQAVRYLHGLGHTRIGLISDLPDTYVGRLRLVGYRSGLRAAGLPYAEETVAFGDYSREQGYEAMRKLLAASRPPTAVVCCSDYGALGAIDAITEAGLSVPNDISVIGFDDLELARNVRPALTTVRQDMLSIGKRSVELLDEMIHDDEYPAPAVIFPTELIERGTCAPPKTLNS, encoded by the coding sequence ATGGCGGCGAACATCCGGGATGTCGCCAAGGCGGCCGGGGTTTCGGTGGCGACCGTTTCGAAGGTGCTGAACGGGTACACGACGGTAAGCCAGAAAACCAAAGAAAAGGTGCTGGGCATCGTACGGGACTTGGACTTCCAGCCGAATGCGGCGGCCCGTTCGCTGGTCGGCCAACGCTCGATGACGCTGGGCGTTTATTTGACGACCGGTTTGACCCATCCGTTCTTCTCCAATATTCTGGCCGGTATGGAACAGGGGCTGAAGGCGAGGGGATACGACCTCATCTATCTGGCCCAGCTCTCTTACGGCAGCAAGGAATACAACCTCGTTCGCCATTGTCGGACGCGCAACGTGGAAGGCATCGTCGTGTTTGGCTTCTCCCACGAGGAGATGAACATCGAAGAATTGATCGAATCGCGCATTCCGTCGGTATTCATCGATTTGGACGTCAAAGGGCCCCGCGCGGGTTACGTGAGCTCGGATAACGTCGGCGGCATCGAGCAGGCCGTCCGCTATTTGCACGGGCTCGGCCATACGCGGATCGGGCTGATCTCCGACCTGCCCGACACGTACGTCGGCCGCCTGCGCCTCGTCGGTTACCGTTCGGGCTTGAGGGCGGCAGGGTTGCCTTATGCGGAGGAGACGGTCGCCTTCGGCGATTATTCGAGAGAGCAAGGCTATGAAGCCATGCGTAAGCTGCTTGCGGCCTCCCGCCCGCCGACGGCGGTCGTCTGCTGCTCCGACTACGGCGCCCTGGGCGCGATCGACGCGATCACAGAGGCCGGCTTATCCGTGCCGAACGACATTTCCGTCATCGGCTTCGACGACCTCGAGCTCGCCCGCAACGTCCGGCCGGCGCTGACGACGGTCCGGCAGGACATGCTCAGCATCGGAAAGCGTTCGGTCGAGCTGCTCGACGAGATGATCCACGACGATGAATATCCGGCGCCGGCCGTCATTTTCCCGACCGAGCTGATCGAGCGCGGGACTTGCGCGCCTCCTAAAACCCTGAACTCATAA